One genomic window of Phoenix dactylifera cultivar Barhee BC4 unplaced genomic scaffold, palm_55x_up_171113_PBpolish2nd_filt_p 000097F, whole genome shotgun sequence includes the following:
- the LOC120104760 gene encoding uncharacterized protein LOC120104760, which produces MEPSRRGQPQERNIGWEHGKMLGERHQFQCNYCHKCFKGGGVTRLKQHLAGNSREISACSECPPTTRQLMRKNLAEIKAAKERAAKQKAEVERQAAEAPSYHLMESQEAEGPDEEEAQIQAAMRASLDDRWQQEEVARHRARFGPSFFESGAGSGGSRQDPEFQRTTSVREGEGRGRSRIASILGGFGSRKKSFGGIPPGASIHDVDPHAFPRRDSKQQRVDTMWKKEKKKDMWRAIGSWFHFSHIPANTADNTYYKSAISAIQTAGPGIDPPGPRDIYGELLDNNKEELENWIGSYKSKWPTYGLTLMCDGWTGPTKRAIINFLTYCDTKTFFHKSVDASDKVHNASYILRLMEEVIDQIGEENIVQVVTDNGPQYKLAGQVLMERRPQIFWTPCAAHCIDLILMDIGKIRRVQHTVEIAQRITRYIYSHTWVLSLMRRYAGGEILRPGVTRFATNYIALDSLIEKKGALRQMFVSPEWQESRYAQAGTEGSRMEDLVSRQSFWQRANAIVKAIKPLYEVLRAMDSERYPQMGFLYHMMEKAKAQIMEADVAHAQEYIDIIERRWGAQMGRDLHLAGKR; this is translated from the coding sequence GGGAGCATGGGAAGATGCTCGGTGAACGTCACCAGTTTCAGTGCAATtattgccacaagtgcttcaaaggaGGAGGAGTAACCAGATTAAAGCAGCACTTAGCCGGTAATTCTCGTGAGATATCTGCATGCTCGGAGTGCCCACCGACGACCCGTCAGCTGATGAGGAAAAACCTCGCTGAGATCAAAGCAGCCAAGGAGAGGGCTGCCAAGCAGAAAGCGGAGGTGGAACGCCAAGCTGCAGAAGCACCTTCCTATCACTTGATGGAGTCACAGGAGGCCGAGGGTCCAGATGAGGAGGAGGCACAGATCCAGGCTGCCATGCGGGCGAGTCTGGATGATCGatggcagcaggaggaggtggcgaggcatcgggctcgatttgggccctcgttTTTTGAGTCGGGCGCCGGTTCTGGTGGAAGCAGACAAGATCCAGAGTTTCAAAGGACAACATCAGTCAGGGAGGGCGAGGGCAGAGGACGTAGCCGGATTGCATCTATCCTGGGTGgttttggtagccgaaagaagtcTTTCGGAGGGATTCCACCAGGTGCGTCAATCcatgatgtagatccgcatGCCTTCCCCAGAAGAGATTCGAAGCAGCAAAGAGTAGACACAatgtggaagaaggagaagaagaaggatatgtggcgagctattggatcctggttccacttcagccacattCCAGCAAATACtgcagacaatacatactacaaGTCTGCCATTTCTGCCATACAGACTGCCGGTCCCGGTATTGATCCTCCAGGTCCGAGGGACatctacggtgagcttcttgacaacaataaggaagagCTAGAGAATTGGATTGGTTCATATAAAAGCAAGTGGCCCACATATGGGCTCACtctgatgtgtgatggttggaccggtccgacAAAGCGGGCcatcatcaactttctgacatactgtgatacgaagaccttcttccacaagtcaGTTGATGCTTCGGATAAGGTACACAACGCCTCATACATCCTCAGACTTATggaggaggtgattgatcagattggagaggagaatatcgtgcaggtcgtcactgataaCGGACCGCAATATAAGTTGGCCGGGCaggtcttgatggagcggcgaccacaaattttctggaccccatgtgctgcacattgcaTCGACCTCATCCTGATGGATATtggaaagatccgtagggtgcaacaTACGGTGGAGATAGCCCAACGCATCACCAGGTATATTTATAGCCATACTTGGGTTCTTTCATTAATGAGAAGGTATGCAGGGGGAGAAATTCTTAGAccaggagtcacacggtttgctacgaattacattgcacttgatagccttatcgagaagaaaggagccctacgtcagatgtttgttAGTCCCGAGTGGCAGGAAAGTAGATATGCCCAGGCCGGCACTGAAGGAAGCAGGATGGAAGACTTGGTAAGCAGGCAGTCATTCTGGCAGCGGGCCAATGCGatagtcaaggctatcaaaccattatatgaagtgctgcgggcCATGGATAGCGAGAGGTATCCCCAGATGGGctttttgtatcacatgatggagaaGGCAAAGGCTCAGATCATGGAGGCAGATGTAGCCCATGCCCAGgagtacatcgacatcattgagcGGCGGTGGGGAGCCCAAATGGGTAGAGAtttgcatctagcaggtaagcgataa